GTATTTTAATTCGAGCGCGTATCTCAAGCAAGACGGATCATTTATCCCGTGGAAAGCCGCCAAGTATACGTCTATATCCCATTCGCAGCTGTTCTCGATCGCATACCGCAGACCGTCCAGATTCCCCGTGAACGCGGCCATATCACACGTAAAAGAGTCCCACGGACAGCCGTTTTCCCGGCTGTATATCAAGCATTCCAATTGTCCGTTCTCTGCGGCCAGCATGCACGCTTGGGCGTTCCACGGACAGCCGTTTTCCCGACAGTACTTGAGGCAGTCCAAGTGACCACTGCCCGCGGCGAAGTTACGCGTCCACGTGCTCCACGGACTGCCGTTGGCGTGAGCGTAGACCAAGCATTCCATGTTGCCCGCGACCGCGGCCTCGTCGCAAGCCGATTTTTGCCAAATGTCCGGCGCGTACCATGGAACGCCGATGGCGCGGGCAAACCTCATGCAGTTGATGTGCCCGTGGTAGGCGGCCATCTCGCATATGTTGTTGATCAGGCGGTGGTCGCGGTGAACTTTGGAGAACATGAACTGCCGATGCCCACTCGGTTGAAAACAATTGGCGTACGAgttaaactttattatattcaatatcgACTCGCAACACACCTGTAAGTCGACGGGCGCGACAGGGAGCTCGTCGAAT
This region of Acyrthosiphon pisum isolate AL4f unplaced genomic scaffold, pea_aphid_22Mar2018_4r6ur Scaffold_21423;HRSCAF=23947, whole genome shotgun sequence genomic DNA includes:
- the LOC103308036 gene encoding uncharacterized protein LOC103308036, producing MAAYHGHINCMRFARAIGVPWYAPDIWQKSACDEAAVAGNMECLVYAHANGSPWSTWTRNFAAGSGHLDCLKYCRENGCPWNAQACMLAAENGQLECLIYSRENGCPWDSFTCDMAAFTGNLDGLRYAIENSCEWDID